ATGCTTCGAACAGGTTTAACCGCTGACTGCACTGGACTTGAAGTGGACGAGAAAGGTAACCTGCTTCAAACCAGACCTGCCTTCGGAGGCAACATCATGGCCACCATCCTCTGCCCGAAGAACAGGCCCCAAATGGCTACGGTGAGATATAAGGTAATGAAGAGGGCGGAGCCTAAGCCTAACCCCCATGGCGAAATAGAGAAAAGGGCCTTGGACACGCGTAGCCTATTGGATCGAACTCAAGTCTTAGAGTTTAGGAGACAGGAGGCTGAGGTCTCAATAGTCGACGCAGACGTCATCGTTTCAGGAGGTAGAGGCCTAGGAGGCCCGGATGGGTTCAAGCTACTGGGCGAGTTAGCCTCCCTCCTAGGCGGAGCCGTAGGTGCCAGCAGGTCAGCCGTCGACGAAGGATGGATCGACTACTCTCATCAAGTAGGCCTAAGCGGTAGAACAGTGAGGCCTAAACTCTACATCGCCTGCGGAATATCAGGTTCCGTTCAGCACTTAGCTGGGATGCAGACCTCGGACGTGATCGTGGCGATAAACAAGGATCCCAACGCGCCCATCTTTAAGGTGGCCGCGTACGGGATCGTCGGCGACCTCTATGAGGTTATTCCAGAACTGATAAAGGTGATAAAGGAAAAGAGGGCCACAAATTAAACATATGGCTTCTCAGTAAAGCTTCTTTTTTACACCTCCTCCATGTTGGAGACAACGGCCTCCGCGAACTCGCTGCATCGAAGCAGCGTGGCGTTTTCAAGCTGTCTATGAAGATCATAGGTCACCGTCTTGTTCAAAATTGTTCGCTCTAAGGACGTTTTGATCAAATCGCTGGCCTCCACCCATCCCATGTACTCCAGCATCATGGCGGCGGATAGGATCATGGAGCTTGGATTCGCCTTATCCAAACCAGCGTATTTAGGAGCCGCTCCATGGGTAGGCTCAAACAAGGCCACACCGGACTCGAAGTTTATGTTGGCTCCAGGCGCCAGTCCAAGGCCGCCTACCTGCGCGGCGCAGGCGTCGGATAAATAGTCTCCATTAAGGTTCATGGTAGCCAACACATCATATTCTTCAGGCCTAAGCAAAACCTGCTGGAACATGGAGTCCGCGATCCTATCCTTCACCAGCAACCGTCCACCGACCTCAACGTTCACCGTTTCCTCCTCTGTGACGACGAGGTTCCGGAACTCCTGTAACGCCACCTCGTATCCCCATTGTCTAAACGCACCCTCCGTGTACTTCATTATGTTCCCTTTATGAACGAGGGTGACTGACCGCCTCCCATGGGTTAGAGCGTATTTAATGGCCG
This DNA window, taken from Candidatus Bathyarchaeia archaeon, encodes the following:
- a CDS encoding electron transfer flavoprotein subunit alpha/FixB family protein — translated: EECAQELLKYGVMKVYVYSHPVLRDFRDDPYSQVIVDLVREVKPSILLIGATSTGRSLAPRVSTMLRTGLTADCTGLEVDEKGNLLQTRPAFGGNIMATILCPKNRPQMATVRYKVMKRAEPKPNPHGEIEKRALDTRSLLDRTQVLEFRRQEAEVSIVDADVIVSGGRGLGGPDGFKLLGELASLLGGAVGASRSAVDEGWIDYSHQVGLSGRTVRPKLYIACGISGSVQHLAGMQTSDVIVAINKDPNAPIFKVAAYGIVGDLYEVIPELIKVIKEKRATN